Genomic segment of Longimicrobium sp.:
AGCAGCGAGGGATCGAAGCCGCCCCGGACCTCGTGGTCGAGGTGATCTCCCCATCTACGGCTGACCGGGATCGCGGGATCAAGCGGGAGCGCTACGCCTACTTCGGCGTCCCGCACTACTGGGTGGTAGACCTGGACGCTCGGCAGATCGAGGTCTACCGGATGCTGGTCGACCCGCTCCGGCCCGAGATCGTGAAGGACATGCTGGAGTGGCAGCCGATCCCGGGTGGGCCTGTGCTCAAGATCGACGTTCAGCAGACGCTCCAGTCAGCGCTGGAATCATCTTCGTCGTAGACCAACGGAAACTCCATGAGCGTCATCACCGAGCCCCGCACTGTGCGCGCGCCGCGGGGCACCGAGATCTCCTGCCGGGGGTGGCAGCAGGAGGCCGCCCTCCGGATGCTGATGAACAACCTGGACCCCGACGTCGCCGAGCGGCCCGAGGACCTGGTGGTCTACGGCGGCACTGGGAAGGCGGCGCGCAGCTGGGAGGCGTTCGAGGCGATCGTGGCGAGCCTGCGCGCGCTGGCCGACGACGAGACGCTGATCGTGCAGTCGGGAAAGCCCGTGGCCGTGTTCCGCACGCACCGCCACGCGCCGCGCGTCCTCATCGCCAACTCGAACCTCGTCCCGCGCTGGGCCACGTGGGACCGCTTCCGCGAGCTGGAGCGGCAGGGGCTCACCATGTACGGCCAGATGACGGCCGGCTCGTGGATCTACATCGGCACGCAGGGGATCCTGCAGGGGACCTACGAGACCTTCGGCGCCGTCGCGCGGAAGCACTTCGGCGGGAGCCTGCGGGGGACGTGGACGCTCACCGGCGGGATGGGCGGGATGGGCGGCGCGCAGCCGCTGGCCGTCACCATGAACGAGGGCGCCGTCCTCTGCGTCGAGGTGGACCCGAAGCGGATCGAGCGGCGCATCCAGACGCGCTACTGCGACCGGATGACGCACGACCTGGACGAGGCGCTCCGCTGGGTGATGGAGGCCCGCAGCGGCGGCCGGGCGCTCTCCGTGGGCCTGGTGGGCAACTGCGCGGAGGTGCTCCCGGAGCTGGTGCGGCGCGGGGTGACCCCCGACGCGCTCACCGACCAGACCAGCGCGCACGACGCGCTGAACGGCTACGTCCCCGCCGGCCTGCCGCCGGAGGCGGCCGCGGGGCTGCGCGAGCGGGACCCGGCGGAGTACGCGCGGCGCTCGATGGAGTCGATGCGCGCGCACTGCGAGGCGATGGTGGAGATGATGCGCCGCGGGGCGGTGACCTTCGATTACGGCAACAACCTGCGCGGGCAGGCGCAGGACGCTGGCTTCGCCGACGCGTTCGCCTTCCCGGGGTTCGTGCCGGCGTACGTCCGGCCGCTCTTCTGCGAGGGGAAGGGGCCCTTCCGCTGGGTGGCGCTCTCGGGCGAGGCCGCCGACATCCACCGCACCGACGAGCTGGTGCTGGAACTGTTCCCCCACGACGAGCACCTGCGCCGCTGGATCGGCCACGCGCGCGAGAAGGTGGCGTTCCAGGGGCTCCCGGCGCGCATCTGCTGGCTGGGGCAGGGCGAGCGCGCGAAGTTCGGCGTGGCGCTCAACGACCTGGTGGCGAAGGGCGAGCTCCGGGCGCCGATCGTGATCGGCCGCGACCACCTGGACACGGGGTCGGTGGCGTCGCCGTTCCGCGAGACGGAGGGGATGAAGGACGGCAGCGACGCCATCGCCGACTGGGCGGTCCTGAACGCGCTGGTGAACGTGGCCAGCGGCGCGAGCTGGGTCTCGTTCCACCACGGCGGCGGGGTGGGGATCGGCAACTCCCTGCACGCGGGGCAGGTGATCGTGGCCGACGGGACGCCGGAGATGCGCGAGCGGCTGGAGCGCGTCCTCACCAACGACCCCGGCATGGGCGTGGCGCGCCACGCGGACGCGGGATACGAGGAGGCGGTGGAGACCGCCCGGCGCGAGCGCGTCCACATCCCGATGCTGGAGCGGTGACCCGCGAAACGTCGAGGGTCTCACGCAGAGACGCAGAGGCGCGGAGAACAACGAACGAATGGATCACGCAGAGTCAGCAGAGTCAGCAGAGAAACCCCTCCGCCGACTCTGACTCTGCGTGATTCGTTTTGAGATCCGATTCCCTCACGCCCGCGGGCACTCGCGGACGAGGCGGGCCAGCAGGTCGAGCGCCTGCCGGATCCGCTCCGACCAGTCGTATCCCGCGTTGATGCGCACGTAGCTGCGATAGTCTCCGCCGGCCGAGAACGCCGGCCCCGGCGCCACGCTCAGGCCCTGCGCGAGGGCGCGCCGCTGGAGCTCCACCGCGTCGATCCCCCTCCGGAAGCTGCACCCAGAGCAGGAACCCGCCCGCCGGGCGCGAGATGCGCGTGCCCTCGGGGAAGCGCTCCGCCACCTCGAAGGAGAGCCTGGCCACCGTGCCCTGGAAGGTGCGGAGCAGCCGGCGCAGGTGCTGCTCGTACCCGCCCGAGGCGAGGTACTCCGCCAGGGCGAGCTGCGGGGGAGCCGAGCTCCCGGCGGTGGTGGCGAGCTTGGCGCGCAGCACCCGGTCGCGGAAGCGCCCGGGGATCGTCCACCCCACCCGGTACGCGGGGGCGAGCGTCTTGGAGAAGCTCCCGCAGGAGAGGACCAGCCCCGCCCGGTCGAACGCCTGGAGCGAGCGGGGGCGCGCGGGCCCGAAGTACAGCTCGCCGTAGGTGTCGTCCTCGATGGCCGGGACCCCGTGCGCGGCGAGGAGGCCGGCCAGCTCCCGCTTCCGCTCGTCGGGCATCACGCACCCGAGCGGGTTGTGCACGTTCGGCGTGACCACCACCGCGGCCACCCCGCCCCGCGCGAGCGCCTCCGCCAGCACCTCCACGCGCATCCCGGTGAGCGGGTCCACCGGGATCTCCAGGGCCCGCAGCCCGAGCACCTCGAGCGCCTGCAGCGTGCCGAAGTAGGTGGGCGACTCCACCGCCACCGTGTCGCCCGGCCGGGTGAGCGCCCGCAGGCAGAGCGTGATCGCCTCGGCGCACCCGCAGGTGACCACGACGTTCTCGGCGGCCACGGGGCTGCCGGCCTCCAGCGCCCGGCGCGCGATCTCGCGCCGCAGCTCTTCCGTGCCGGAAGAGGTGACCGACATGGCGCTGCGCGTGGCCTCGCGCCGCACCGCGCGGCCCAGCGCGCGCGCCAGGGCGGCGGCGGGGAGAAGGCCGGGATCGGGAAGCGCGGTGCTCAACGGGACCAGGCCGGGGTCGGAGACCATCTCCAGCACCCGCACGATCAGGTCGCCCGTGGCCACCTCGCCCGGCTCGGGGAGCGGCTCGGCCCGCGCGGGCTCCACCACCGGGGCGCATTCCGGCGGCAGCACGTAGAAGCCCGACTGCGGCCGCGCCCCGATGACGCGGCGGGCCTCCAGCAGGCGGTACGCGTGCAGCACGGTGGGGATGCTCACCCCCCGCCGCGCGCTCATGCGGCGCACCGAGGGGAGGCGGTCTCCGGGGCGGAGCGTGCCGGCGCGGATGAGGCTGCCGATCTCCGCCACGAGCCGCTCGTACGCGAACGGCTCCGGGGGGGGACTGCGTGGGGGGCATCGCGGCAGGCCCGGGGAGGGTGGCGGACAGGGGCGAACTGTACAGCTCGAAAATAGCGAAATCTGCGTCTGTTCGGCTACCTGCGAAAGTTTTAGCATTCGTCCGACACGGAAACACCGCGTCCCACCCCACCGAAATGGAATGAGCCGATGAT
This window contains:
- a CDS encoding PLP-dependent aminotransferase family protein: MAEIGSLIRAGTLRPGDRLPSVRRMSARRGVSIPTVLHAYRLLEARRVIGARPQSGFYVLPPECAPVVEPARAEPLPEPGEVATGDLIVRVLEMVSDPGLVPLSTALPDPGLLPAAALARALGRAVRREATRSAMSVTSSGTEELRREIARRALEAGSPVAAENVVVTCGCAEAITLCLRALTRPGDTVAVESPTYFGTLQALEVLGLRALEIPVDPLTGMRVEVLAEALARGGVAAVVVTPNVHNPLGCVMPDERKRELAGLLAAHGVPAIEDDTYGELYFGPARPRSLQAFDRAGLVLSCGSFSKTLAPAYRVGWTIPGRFRDRVLRAKLATTAGSSAPPQLALAEYLASGGYEQHLRRLLRTFQGTVARLSFEVAERFPEGTRISRPAGGFLLWVQLPEGDRRGGAPAARPRAGPERGAGAGVLGRRRLSQLRAHQRGIRLVGADPAGARPAGPPRPRVPAGVRESDLKTNHAESESAEGFLC
- a CDS encoding Uma2 family endonuclease, with product MATQSLARVWTYEEFAALPDDGNRYEVIAGELYMTPAPGTPHSRVAFELGFQIELFLRTHGLGGWVVTSPVDVLLAEGDYLEPDLVYVRRERKGIIKQRGIEAAPDLVVEVISPSTADRDRGIKRERYAYFGVPHYWVVDLDARQIEVYRMLVDPLRPEIVKDMLEWQPIPGGPVLKIDVQQTLQSALESSSS
- the hutU gene encoding urocanate hydratase is translated as MSVITEPRTVRAPRGTEISCRGWQQEAALRMLMNNLDPDVAERPEDLVVYGGTGKAARSWEAFEAIVASLRALADDETLIVQSGKPVAVFRTHRHAPRVLIANSNLVPRWATWDRFRELERQGLTMYGQMTAGSWIYIGTQGILQGTYETFGAVARKHFGGSLRGTWTLTGGMGGMGGAQPLAVTMNEGAVLCVEVDPKRIERRIQTRYCDRMTHDLDEALRWVMEARSGGRALSVGLVGNCAEVLPELVRRGVTPDALTDQTSAHDALNGYVPAGLPPEAAAGLRERDPAEYARRSMESMRAHCEAMVEMMRRGAVTFDYGNNLRGQAQDAGFADAFAFPGFVPAYVRPLFCEGKGPFRWVALSGEAADIHRTDELVLELFPHDEHLRRWIGHAREKVAFQGLPARICWLGQGERAKFGVALNDLVAKGELRAPIVIGRDHLDTGSVASPFRETEGMKDGSDAIADWAVLNALVNVASGASWVSFHHGGGVGIGNSLHAGQVIVADGTPEMRERLERVLTNDPGMGVARHADAGYEEAVETARRERVHIPMLER